Within Mytilus edulis chromosome 10, xbMytEdul2.2, whole genome shotgun sequence, the genomic segment ACttcacattatacatgtatacagcttGTTTGTATGTAATGCATCGACATGAGCAAgtttttattgtatttgaaaaaaagtaaaatcacaaacatagtgaactctgaggaaaattcaaacgggaaagtccctactaatcaaatggcaaaattaaatgaaaacaacacatcaaacgaatggacaacaactgtcatattcctgactttgtactagcattttcaaatgtagaaaatggtggattgaacctggtttataacgctaaacctctcacttatatgacagtcgcatcaaattccattatatttaaaacaatgcgtgaacaaaacaaacacaactTCTTTCATCTGTGTGATTTCATTAGACAAACAAAATAATCTCAGTTACATCACTATGTGCGATAACCAATCTCATATTATGATAACAGTTCGGAAAAAATCATCCTTCCTTCTGAAAAGACAGATAATCTTATACTTTTACATTATTGTGTTTTGCTGCTCCAATCTTAAAGTTCCTATTTGGTGATCAAGTAATATCAATGATATATTGAAGGGCGGATTGGTGGTGAAGATCTGAGCTGAATACAATTTATACCACTAAGTTAACTGAAGATACACATTATGCAATATTGAATTGAAGGACTTGTCCAGTGAAACTAACAATATTCAGTTTGTTGGTATGCAAACGAATGCCAAGGGAAACCGGAATTCCATCTTTCGCAGTGAGTAATGTTCTGCTATTTTTACCATCTGCCGATATCAGCACTACACTTTTATTAGAAATCACGTATACGATGCCTTGTTGATCAACAGATATTCCAGTTGGATTACTCAGAATTGATTCGTCTTTGTATTCCCAACGTTTTTCTCCCCTTATACTGTAGCATTTTACAGTAGAACCACTACCTGTATAGTAAATATTCTCTCCCGAGGTTGTTATATAACTCCAATCAGTCTTTATGGTGTCATCTTCTACTATAGTAATTACTTTATTGTTTGATATGTTTATCGCTTGGATCCCTTTTCGTTTTTCACAGTAGAATAGCTGCCCATGTCTGTAAGTTAGACCGCGACATGTGCCTGTTTTAATTGTATTGGTTacttgtttgttgttcatgtctACAATGACTAATTTATCAATTTGTAACGTTGTAACAGCTACTGTTTTGTCATCAATGCATGTCACATCAAACGGTTGTAGAGGTGAAAGAGGTATTTCACAGTCTAAAGTTCCATCACTATGTACGACCACTAATCTCTTTTTATTGTAGACCGCAATTATCATCCTTCCATCAGGAAAGACAGATAACCCTGCTATACATGAACTGTATTTTTTTCCTCGAACACTGAATTCTCCTATCAATGAAGCAGTGATatcatcaatcgatttactaCGGGGTGGAACAGCCGTAAAAAATTGAGCCTGTTTCTCATGACCGACGCCAATGACGATTGAcgatttacttttttcaatttttattgatcCAAAGCCAGTTATGTTTGATAGAATGTCTATAATCTTATCGTCTATCTGGCATTTCAAACCCAATTGGCTAAATCCATCatcttttgatatgttttttaCGTATTTTAACTCCTCAGCGACGTCCTTTTCTAACATTTTACTACCAATAAAAGCCTGCAGATCGGATCCATGTTGTTTGACGGACACGAGATTTGTCTTCAAAATCTCAATCTCGTTCTTTTTTTCGGATAGCTTATTAAGAAGGGTGTCAATTTTGAGTTTAAGTTGTGTTTCAGTTGAATTCAAGTTGTCTATCATGTGTTTCTCTAATTCATCTAAGCGGGAGTTTATTTTTTGTCTTGAGTCTTTTATATTATTCATGCTTTTTAGATGATGTTGCTTTATTTCAACAAGATTGGCTTCCCGGTCCTTTACTACTCTTTCAATGTTTTCCTCAATGTCTTGTAGTGACTTCTCCAAACTGTCAAACAAAGTGGAAGTTCTCGAAGACTTGATGACTTCGTCAATAGGATACATTCCGGTGCATTCTTTGTGGTTTTCTGATATGCAAATTAGACAACAAAGTTGATCATGACGTGGGCAAAACATTTGGAATTTCCGGTCATGTTCTCTACAATTCTGTTCAACTTTACAAATCTCATCCGGAAGTTTCTTGTAATCGTCGATAGAAATGATCCCATGCTGTCTGGAAGCTTTTGACACGCCATGATGATTTTTACACGTCGAGCACAGACCTTCATCACATTCAGGACACCAGTAATCAGCGACGTTTGAAGTATGCTGAGCATCACAGATACCACACAGTATAACATTCGAGGCAGCCATCTGAAAAAGTAATGAATATGTTAAACATAATTGTGGTAATGTGTCTATATATGCATTAGTCATTGTATTTAAATTATACGAAAATTTCGAAACGGCGACATTAAATGTAATACAGAAGGTGCTCTCGGAAATTCCTAAACCCCAAAACAGGTAGTTTTCCCAAAATGAATGCAGATAGTGTTTAAACTGATATAAGATTCTGGAGTTTAACAACTTCTAAAATAGTTCTATTCAAAtcttacaaaaaatatcaatCTCTTATCTCTTTTATTTGGCTTACGATATTTagtatttatatacaaaacactATCACGCGTCTTCAAATGTAACATTACGTCGTGAAACAACAATTAAAGTGGGACAAGAATGTGTCACTAGTACATGGATGCCTcgctcgcactatcattttctatgttcagtggactgtgaaattgggatcaaaacgcattcaaatttgaaagataataacatagggaacatgtgtactacgtttcaagttcattggactccaacttcattggactccaacttcattaaaaactaccttgacaaaaaccTTAACTTGAAGCGGGACGGACGAAATAACGAACGAATGAAAGGCCGAACAGACTGAataacataatgcccataaatgaggaTTTAAAGTCAAACAATTGGTTGAATATTCAATATTAATTTTAGCACACAATAGACAGggattttcattgttgaaggctgtgcggtgacctattgttgttaatatctttgtcatttgtctcatttgcaatcataccacatctttttttatattacaagAAGAAACATCTCATACATTGAACAAGGCGAGAGTAGCTGCTTTTTAAAACTATAATCCAACGTAATGACTGCACTCTATAATTGAACGGGTTTTCGCTTTTATGCATTAAAATGTCCATAGGTAAATATTTTcgattatttattgatatcatatAATAGTCATGAAACGATTGAATAGAATGTACATTTCATACTCATTACTtccactttttattttaaaatttcttgtAAATGGTGTCAAAGATGAAATACAGAAAGAAGAGGTGACACAAGATAAATCACCTTTGGTTGCAAATTTATAGACGTCTTGCTATAATTTCGATGTGATTTTAAAGTTTGAATTAAAATCAGTGTAATAGTTTGAAACGGCAAAGTTCAACAAGATAACTGGGTTTTACCCAATATTATTATGATCATGTTGGCAATATATACACACGGTACATTGtagtataaacatgaaacatAGCAAACAAATTAACATTGGAATAATCAAAGCATCActacaaataaacataatatttcAGAATAAAAGTGCTAGAAAAGGTTCAAAacgtacataatatatataaattacctTCACGATTGGACACACAAACAGGAAGTAAACAGTCCAAAGTCCAATTTTTGAACTATAGAAATTGTTTATTGTCGGGTACAATCTCATGTCACGTGTTATCTTAATTCGTCTGCAATATTCTTATAATTTCTCTCTTTGATAATGAGGAAAAGAGAGGGAACGAGTGATTAAGTGTTCCTTGTAATcattacaacaataaaaaaaaaaacagtaactaATAAAATcagtgtttttatatatttattataaaagtcCAACTCTTATATGTATGAATTTCCATTTAAAGTCATACGATGTTTTACAAATTAACCAAACATTTTACCTTTGAAACAATGTACGTGTACGTTAACCTTTTTCATCAGGAAAATGAATTGTTGCATAACAAAGCCTTCAGAAAAGTGCTGCTATTGAAAACACCTAATCGAATTTTGGTAAAATACGGCGAAAAAACAGCAACAATGACAAGTTATTGTGTGGGTTAAGCATGTTAAGTGTCGCAAAATAAAGATCATCAGTACCGAGGGCAAGCTGAAAAGGAGAAAAATTTAGAAAGCAAACATTTTGAAACTTTGATTAATTATGGTCCACGTTTTCAAAACACTTATAAAAGTCATTTAAATGGTTTGTTTAAAGTGTTTACGATGATTTCAACAtgtctatttgaaatattttatccataatacgtttttttttaacctgaccccccccccccccttccaatAGACTCAACTTATTGAAACGGtaataaaatttcaaacttttatccgtccaaatttttttattttggatggCAAAATTCAACCATAATTTTCCCCATtagtgaaattattttttaaagagtaATGCAGATTAATGATTTTCCTTTCCATTTTGTTACGAGTAGCATTGCAATTAGAATACAAtttaatgtgttttaattttgtaaaagttataatAACATGTAGCATTGTGTACGAGGAACCCATTAAGAGAACGTTACATTGTTCTTCAAACGGACAAAACGGGAACATAGAATGAGAGATGTTCTGTTTCTATTGGTCCtcaatatctaaatatataagaCATAACAACTTACTATAAATTCACGTTTCTCCAACTTAAATAATTtagacatatttttttcagaaaaaaatgtgtattgcAGAAATATTGTTCTTATCAATACTTTTCTGCACTTCTTTACTTTAATACATGCGTTGATGAAATGAACTTTATCTTTACCCGCTGATTTATATGGGACACAAATTATCTACTCTACCGACCTCTTTTGATACCTACATTATTGTAACTAACACGttgtttctatttttattcatataagaATGTGTATGTTATCGTTTGTCAATCATGACCTGTAACACAATAtttttctgatgatttttttttaatttgcgaTGGTCTGTCACGAAATATCATAACATACTAAATAGTATTTGTACACAATAAACCTATCGCTCTCATTTTAGACCTTTATggatatgttccggaccatatactcatatggtccgaccgtacgcgtatggtcggaccatatgagtataatactcgttttgGTTactaacgggccggaccatatgagtatgtggaccatataggtatatttttttttaaattatattataaaagtttcaataatataaaaactatatctaaaaaaaatgatggtaacatgacaatgtattatttttataatataaatactacgtaaaatttaaatattgattccatagttagttttcatcgttAATTACATTCTTACATGTAGGCttgggtgacatttacttccataCGGTATCCgatgatagtttttttttgcatttgcaagtcttggttgtgcacgatccttttcatttacaccttttgtttgcgagtgaaaagctagccgTTTTGTAGCTCTACGTACAGTGACACCGAGGTCTTGAGCCATTCCGATATGTCTatggtgtttttaagaagctcaagatctcaaatatcgtaacatgactgcAATACATCATATTCACAAACCACTTATAgaataaactatgttactttccagttACTTCTTAATTGTGTAATGTTGTTCAGGTCGaaatattgccattcactcgtaataacaaatcgatattgaccatcggtaatgaccataagtataaaatgtgtttattatagttttgacaagtaagtaaaatttaCTAGgtgaaacttctaatttttatttagcttatctttttattataatataatagtaaaattacctatatgatagcgtctttttgatgaacggtcataccatatgaagagtttagaagtattaaagtcataagaaacctcaaaaaaatgcatatgtttttttataactcaatggatagttttcattataaaacttatgtacttatacttttttctgaagaaaattctttagtttattcatatttaaaagaagtttaCTTCATTTTCaatgcttccttccaggaagaaattcccccgacatattttccgtatgcaaagtgacctcagtgtgacccatctcgtaaaaatccggtgatcacgcatggatgtccttaaaataaactattatctgaatttacaacacgtgctcaatttccatgttttttgttgattttttgtcgattgttgacaaacaggtgacaatcgttaaacttcggcttcaaaacacgaactttaattacctagcatattttcacaacaacactgaccgattgaaaaaaaaattgacgataatacgaaatttacacgaaaaaaatgataaattcgtgcacagaataCTAAGTTTATGaagtttgtatgcattggttcaagaatttgtAGAGCATTattttttcaccggtcactcgtttcttatgactttaaaagtaaactgtaacagagtgttaattaccccacccatacgcgtacggtcggaccatacgcgtatagttggaccatatgagtatatacccatatagtccaaatactcatatCGTCCGGAACAAATACataattaatatttttgattatacttttttattacattggttgcaatgaattacattgatgtCCAAGTTAAATAGAAACCAATTATTgcacatgtgaaataaaagtgGTTTTTTccctctctgacgtcatacaacaataggcgttgtcaagtcgtcgataacggcggatcaaaacaaattatgaatgcgtagaaaaaaagatatagttccttacatattttacattaaattcttttaaaaaagatatttgccaaatgaatgtaataaaaagaataactcgTGACCAAAGAACACTGATAACTAACCCATGCTCTACGcccattcgtgaattaatgtgttgttcggtcactccatagagggtgaataaaatccataagGGATTCGGCCTCTGGCCTCACCCCCCTCCTgttatggattttactaaccctttATGGATCCAtaggggtcagtagcgaaccatataacttataatattgtTCTTGTTGTATCTAGCACGTTAGGTATGAACTCGCAAACATATATAGAAATGTCGTCTCTTAGCCATGTATGATGTTTTGTGTTACATCCCTATACACCAAGTCAGATgagaaaagaaaattatttatatatctaaCTCGAACTAGGGTAATGCAGTCATGTGCTATTGATTTGAAGTCTCGGTAGTTTAAGTTTAAAACCCGGTcagtaaatgatatatatttacagtattgttctcttttttctctatttttatcCATTATTCTCAAATCTGTGTACCCAATCTACTCCCtcatatacgtcaatgagacagcatttACTGCATGTACTAATAACGTCATCATATAAATTGACAACTAGTTAATTGATTAATAAACACCTATAGAAAAATAATTACTCaaacaacaatatttaaaaatcataaaaaaaacatttaatgacCAACAAAGGGATGATTAAAACTTACACATGCCTTGAACCAATTCTCCTAGGGTCGACAAGTGGAATTAATTTTCTAATACTTAGATATatgatattttctattttttcctGGACGAGTCAATCTCTCAACTTTGTTACGTAACTAACAGTCCTGTTGATGAAAATATTTCATCCGATGCTACCGAAGTTGAGGAATGACTAGAACACGACGATTAGGTAAAAGTATAAGCATTGGAAAGGTGCTCTTGTTCTGGTCAAAGGAATTCTAAAAGACAATGTAAAGCAAACAttcgattttttatttttttaaattttgattaatattcAATCTCCTTGGACATGTTGGAGGCTCTCttaatgaaaatatgttttctaTAACATTTAAACAGGTATTAGGCAATGTCAAATTTGAGGAGCTTTCCGGAGTATGATACAACACACAGGTTCGTAACATGAAAATACATTCCGTATGAATTCATAATTCCATCTTCTGCGGTGAGTAATATTCTGCTATTTCTTCCGTCTGGCGATATCAACACGACTCTTTCGTTGCTATTCGAAGTCACGGAAACGATACCGTGTTGATCAACTCCTATTCCTGTTACACAATTCATAATTGATTTGTTCTTGTATATCCAAGGATTGTCTCCCTTTACACTGTAGCATTTGACTGTATAACAATTATTAGTATAGTAAAGGCTCTCACCTGAGGTTGCTATATAACTATAATGGTTTTTTATGGTGCAATCCTCCACAAGtgtacatattttaaagtttgaCAGTTGTATCCCTACGATCCCTTTCCCTTTTTCACAGTATATAATCTGTCCTTGTCTGTATGTAATACCTCCACCAGCGCCTGTGTTGATTGTTTTAGTAACTTGTTTGCTCTTCGTgtctataatttgtattttattgtcGCTAAACAGTGTAACAGCTACCGTTTTGTCATCAATACATGTAACATCAAATGGATATAGAGGCGAGAGACTTATTTCAGTAGATAAACTGCAATCACTTTGTACGATAATTAATCTGTTATTGAAAAAACAGTCCGCAAATATCATCCTTCCATCAGGAAAGACTGATGATCCTGTTATACATGTACGGGATTGTCCTGATGGAAGCTGGAATTCATTTATCAATGAAGCAGTAAAGTCATCAATAGATTTACTACGGGGTGGAACAGCTGTGAAAATCTGAGCCTGCTTTTCATGACCGACGCCAATGACGATTGGCGATTGACTTTTTTCAATTGTTATTGATCCAAATGCAGTAATATCGGAGAATTTGTCTGTAATATTATCGTCTATCTGGCATTTCAAACCTATTTGGCTAAATCCATCATCTTCCGATAGATTTTGTATGCattttaactcatcagtgacgtccTTTTCTAACATTTTACTACCAATGAAAGCCTGCAGATCGGATCCATGTTGTTTGACGGACATGAGATTTGTCTTCAAAAGCTCAAGTGTTGTCATTTTTGTGGATAAATTATCAAGGAGGGtttaattttaagtttcagtTGTGTTTCAATTGAATTAAAATCGTCTATTATGTTTTTCTCTAATTCATCTAAGCGGGAATTTACCTTTCGTCTTTTGTCTTTTATATCATATAAGCTTTTTAAATGATGTTGCTTTATTTCATCAAGATTGGCTTTCCGGTCCTTTACTACCCTCTCAATGTTTTCCTGAATATCTTTCAGAAACTTCTCTAAACTGTCAAATAAAGTGGAAAATCTTGATGACTTTATAACGTCGTCAATTAAGAACATGCCAGTGCATTCTTGGTGTTTTTCGGATATACAAATTATACAACAAAGTTTGTCATGACGTGGACAAAACATTTGGAAGTTTTTGTCGTGCTCTGTACAGTTCTGTTTAATTTTACAGATCTCAGCCGGAAGTTTCTTGTAGTCATCGATAGAAATAATTCCATGTTTCCTCGACGCTATTGACACGCCATGATAATTTTTACATGTCGAACACAGACCTTCGTCACATTCAGGACACCAGTAATCAGCAACATGTGAAGCATCCTGAGCAACACAGATACCACACAATATAACATCTACATCTGAGGCAGCCATCTGAAAAAGTAATGAATATGTTAAACAGAtattaaaaaatgtaatcaaCATAATGGTGATGTCTATGCTTTAGTCATTGCATTTGAATCATACGAAAATTTCGAAACGGTGCCATTAAATGTAATACAGAAGGTGTTCTCGGAAATTCATAAACCCAAAAAATCAGCAACGTGTGAAGCATGCTGAGCATCACATATACCACACAGTATAACATCTGAGGCAGCCATCTAAAATACAGGCGATGAATTATTTAAGAAATTTCACACGAATTAATTGATGCAACTGACTGTTGAAAACAATCACATTTTGAACAATTGAACTCAAGACATTGGTCAATAAt encodes:
- the LOC139492994 gene encoding E3 ubiquitin/ISG15 ligase TRIM25-like, encoding MTQTLTIMAASDVDVILCGICVAQDASHVADYWCPECDEGLCSTCKNYHGVSIASRKHGIISIDDYKKLPAEICKIKQNCTEHDKNFQMFCPRHDKLCCIICISEKHQECTGMFLIDDVIKSSRFSTLFDSLEKFLKDIQENIERVVKDRKANLDEIKQHHLKSLYDIKDKRRKVNSRLDELEKNIIDDFNSIETQLKLKIKPSLIIYPQK
- the LOC139492993 gene encoding uncharacterized protein; this translates as MTTLELLKTNLMSVKQHGSDLQAFIGSKMLEKDVTDELKCIQNLSEDDGFSQIGLKCQIDDNITDKFSDITAFGSITIEKSQSPIVIGVGHEKQAQIFTAVPPRSKSIDDFTASLINEFQLPSGQSRTCITGSSVFPDGRMIFADCFFNNRLIIVQSDCSLSTEISLSPLYPFDVTCIDDKTVAVTLFSDNKIQIIDTKSKQVTKTINTGAGGGITYRQGQIIYCEKGKGIVGIQLSNFKICTLVEDCTIKNHYSYIATSGESLYYTNNCYTVKCYSVKGDNPWIYKNKSIMNCVTGIGVDQHGIVSVTSNSNERVVLISPDGRNSRILLTAEDGIMNSYGMYFHVTNLCVVSYSGKLLKFDIA
- the LOC139491876 gene encoding E3 ubiquitin/ISG15 ligase TRIM25-like, which gives rise to MAASNVILCGICDAQHTSNVADYWCPECDEGLCSTCKNHHGVSKASRQHGIISIDDYKKLPDEICKVEQNCREHDRKFQMFCPRHDQLCCLICISENHKECTGMYPIDEVIKSSRTSTLFDSLEKSLQDIEENIERVVKDREANLVEIKQHHLKSMNNIKDSRQKINSRLDELEKHMIDNLNSTETQLKLKIDTLLNKLSEKKNEIEILKTNLVSVKQHGSDLQAFIGSKMLEKDVAEELKYVKNISKDDGFSQLGLKCQIDDKIIDILSNITGFGSIKIEKSKSSIVIGVGHEKQAQFFTAVPPRSKSIDDITASLIGEFSVRGKKYSSCIAGLSVFPDGRMIIAVYNKKRLVVVHSDGTLDCEIPLSPLQPFDVTCIDDKTVAVTTLQIDKLVIVDMNNKQVTNTIKTGTCRGLTYRHGQLFYCEKRKGIQAINISNNKVITIVEDDTIKTDWSYITTSGENIYYTGSGSTVKCYSIRGEKRWEYKDESILSNPTGISVDQQGIVYVISNKSVVLISADGKNSRTLLTAKDGIPVSLGIRLHTNKLNIVSFTGQVLQFNIA